A region of Microscilla marina ATCC 23134 DNA encodes the following proteins:
- a CDS encoding TonB-dependent receptor — MKNLSIYLWLLFTGWGLCAQAQNIQGKISDAHGKALPGATVVLVTSPDSLLAKFATTDAQGDFLLKKVKQGKYILQVSFTGFKPFKKALTIAQRQNYEVGKVQLQEDKALLDEVVVKDERIPIVIKKDTIEYNAQAFKTTPHSNVEKLLKQLPGIEVDRNGKIKAQGKEVQKVLVDGKEFFGKDPKIATKNLPADAIDKVQVFDDQSEMSKFTGVDDGNREKTINLKLKKNRKQGYFGNVAAGYGTNDHYKGKFNLHRFNATSQLSLLGTTNNINERPFSIMDYINFMGGLENLGNENGNLSLNGSSGLGAMLQLNNNQALATTSAAGANLNVDLNKRTSLHANYFFNAIRSDINQRSFRETFSDSSSFLTNAQQDQVLKNWNNRLNLRLDHKLSKSQRLRVSTDIMYNQGNNTNVSLSETTQEGVAQNNTSSQTRGNSQEIGVKVRALYRKRFNSRGRSLTLSGQFGLQNLEGNDQLNNVQTLLGLPSSTIRQRQALHNERYNYDLQAAFIEPLGKGKYLELKYQRNNYNNASIKDFYDISQPPQYIEYYLDSLSNRYNNDYTYDQGTLRWMYNRKNFNLTVGASTQYSSLNGVITTSETRINRHFLNVLPSLRFRWNINNNRDLNFNYRTVVQAPSMQQLQPVVDNSNPANIYQGNPNLAAEFVHRLGLAYYSFDMFSGTMLQANLAGRYTQNKITNKVSTDANLNQLSTPVNVAYDANTNGYLAFNTPLRWMHAKVNLQVNGMFNQGLVFINDVQNTIQRQRHSIDIRLENFKKRRMDIRIGAKFSQNVTTYSETAEFNRSFMQEDYYVQGDLDIGKTWNLEVSFTQSVYTDEAFQQGAQTVPVLRASIAKSMLKNRLQMKFTAFDILNRNQGIDRTSHLNYVEESQVQTIGRYFMVSVSYAINKMAKK, encoded by the coding sequence ATGAAAAATCTATCAATATACCTGTGGCTATTGTTCACAGGCTGGGGGCTTTGTGCCCAGGCTCAAAATATTCAAGGTAAAATTAGCGATGCTCATGGCAAAGCGTTGCCAGGAGCCACTGTAGTATTGGTTACCTCGCCCGATTCGTTGCTTGCCAAGTTTGCTACTACTGATGCTCAGGGTGATTTTTTGCTAAAAAAGGTAAAGCAAGGTAAGTATATACTTCAAGTGTCTTTTACTGGTTTTAAGCCTTTTAAAAAAGCTTTGACTATTGCCCAAAGGCAAAACTATGAGGTAGGCAAAGTACAGCTTCAAGAAGATAAAGCTTTGTTGGATGAGGTAGTAGTCAAGGACGAACGTATACCTATTGTGATCAAAAAAGATACGATTGAATATAACGCTCAAGCTTTTAAAACAACCCCTCACTCAAATGTAGAAAAGTTACTCAAACAACTACCAGGCATAGAGGTAGACCGTAATGGAAAAATAAAAGCACAAGGCAAAGAGGTACAAAAGGTGTTGGTAGACGGCAAAGAGTTTTTTGGCAAAGACCCCAAGATTGCCACCAAAAACTTACCCGCAGATGCCATAGATAAAGTACAGGTGTTTGACGACCAGTCGGAGATGTCGAAGTTTACAGGAGTTGACGATGGCAACCGAGAAAAAACCATCAACCTTAAACTTAAAAAAAATCGCAAGCAAGGGTATTTTGGCAATGTAGCTGCAGGCTATGGCACCAATGATCACTATAAAGGCAAGTTTAACCTCCATCGTTTTAATGCTACCAGTCAACTTTCACTATTGGGTACTACCAACAATATCAACGAACGCCCTTTTTCTATCATGGATTACATCAATTTTATGGGAGGGCTAGAGAACTTAGGCAACGAAAATGGCAACCTCAGCCTTAACGGTAGTAGTGGTTTGGGGGCTATGCTACAACTCAACAATAACCAGGCTTTAGCCACTACCAGTGCCGCAGGCGCCAACCTGAATGTAGATTTGAACAAGCGTACCAGCCTACATGCTAATTACTTTTTCAATGCCATTCGTAGCGACATTAACCAACGCTCTTTTCGCGAAACTTTCTCAGACTCTAGCAGTTTTCTGACCAACGCGCAACAAGACCAAGTGCTCAAAAACTGGAATAACCGCCTAAACTTGCGGCTGGATCATAAACTTAGTAAAAGTCAACGTTTGCGGGTATCAACTGATATAATGTATAATCAGGGCAACAATACGAATGTTAGTTTAAGCGAAACTACTCAAGAAGGTGTTGCCCAAAACAACACCAGTAGCCAGACCCGGGGCAACAGCCAGGAAATTGGGGTGAAGGTACGGGCACTATACCGCAAAAGATTTAACTCTAGGGGGCGTTCGCTCACTTTGAGTGGGCAATTTGGCTTGCAAAACCTTGAGGGCAATGATCAACTCAATAATGTACAAACCTTGTTGGGCTTGCCTTCCTCTACCATTCGCCAACGGCAAGCTTTGCATAATGAACGCTATAACTATGACTTACAAGCTGCATTTATAGAACCACTGGGCAAGGGTAAATATTTAGAGCTAAAATATCAGCGTAACAATTATAACAATGCCTCAATCAAAGATTTTTATGATATAAGCCAACCCCCTCAATACATTGAATACTACCTCGATAGTTTAAGCAACCGCTACAACAACGACTATACCTACGACCAAGGTACACTACGCTGGATGTACAACCGCAAAAACTTTAACCTGACTGTAGGCGCCAGCACACAATATTCGTCGCTCAATGGGGTCATTACTACCTCCGAAACCCGCATCAACCGTCACTTTTTGAATGTATTACCTAGTTTGCGCTTTCGCTGGAATATTAATAATAACCGTGACCTGAACTTTAACTATCGCACTGTGGTACAAGCCCCAAGTATGCAACAACTGCAACCAGTAGTTGACAATAGTAACCCTGCCAATATTTATCAGGGAAACCCCAACCTAGCCGCAGAGTTTGTACACCGTTTAGGGCTGGCTTATTATTCGTTTGACATGTTTTCGGGCACCATGCTCCAGGCCAACTTAGCGGGGCGCTATACGCAAAACAAAATCACCAACAAGGTAAGTACCGACGCCAATCTGAATCAATTATCGACACCAGTAAATGTGGCTTATGATGCCAATACTAATGGCTACTTAGCTTTTAACACACCCTTGCGCTGGATGCACGCCAAAGTCAATCTTCAGGTTAATGGGATGTTTAACCAAGGGCTGGTGTTTATAAACGATGTTCAAAACACCATACAACGCCAGCGTCATTCGATAGATATACGCCTGGAAAATTTCAAAAAACGACGAATGGATATCAGAATCGGAGCCAAGTTTAGTCAAAATGTTACGACTTACTCAGAAACAGCAGAGTTTAACCGGTCTTTTATGCAGGAAGATTATTATGTGCAAGGAGATTTGGACATAGGCAAAACCTGGAACCTGGAAGTCTCTTTTACCCAATCGGTATATACAGACGAGGCATTTCAGCAAGGGGCTCAAACTGTCCCTGTATTGCGTGCCTCAATTGCCAAATCTATGCTTAAAAACCGCTTGCAAATGAAGTTTACTGCGTTTGACATTCTGAATCGCAACCAAGGCATTGACCGCACCAGCCACCTCAACTATGTAGAAGAAAGTCAAGTACAAACCATTGGTCGTTATTTTATGGTATCAGTGTCTTATGCAATCAACAAAATGGCAAAAAAGTAA